One segment of Capnocytophaga sp. oral taxon 878 DNA contains the following:
- a CDS encoding SprT-like domain-containing protein yields MNEILAKYLPENAVAPCFELIKANNIYLRIVNERKTRHGDYRQLPNGQHLITMNATANKYRFLITFIHEVAHLVAFERYGRLIKPHGNEWKYTFRQMMLPFIVPEVFPQQLLGVLQRHFMNPMSSSDIDPVLAIALKQYDAVGNVSFIYEIPIGSTFRIKDGRVFRKGQRRVKCYDCTELSTGKKYIFQPHAEVEIIKEMV; encoded by the coding sequence ATGAACGAGATACTTGCTAAATATTTACCCGAGAACGCAGTGGCTCCTTGTTTTGAACTTATAAAAGCAAATAACATTTATTTGAGGATTGTGAATGAGCGAAAGACAAGGCATGGTGATTATCGGCAACTTCCCAATGGGCAACATCTCATCACGATGAATGCTACGGCTAATAAATATAGGTTTTTGATTACTTTTATTCACGAGGTGGCACATTTGGTGGCTTTTGAACGTTATGGGAGACTTATTAAGCCCCACGGTAATGAATGGAAATATACTTTTAGGCAGATGATGTTGCCTTTTATTGTGCCTGAGGTGTTTCCGCAACAGTTATTGGGGGTGTTACAGCGACATTTTATGAACCCAATGTCCAGCAGTGATATTGACCCTGTGCTGGCAATTGCTTTGAAGCAATACGATGCTGTTGGTAATGTGAGTTTTATATATGAAATTCCGATAGGGAGTACTTTTCGGATTAAGGATGGGCGTGTGTTCCGGAAGGGGCAAAGGCGGGTGAAGTGTTATGACTGTACGGAGCTAAGTACGGGAAAGAAATATATTTTTCAGCCTCATGCTGAGGTGGAGATTATAAAAGAGATGGTGTAG
- the lepB gene encoding signal peptidase I, producing MVYLYILIIAQLINGLFFWKGYEKAGYKAWQAFVPFYNTVIFLRIISRPWWWVFLLYLPVIGNIMIIVMTYEWLHVFNYRKKRYTLLSVVTLGLFTAYVMYLPKTVYVGKDADVIRKNVSSWVSAVLFAVVAASGIHTYFIQPYMIPTSSLEKTLLVGDFLFVSKFHYGVRVPMTPLSLPMVHDSIPIIGTKSYIKTPQLPYLRLPSLQKVERNDITVFNWPTDTVRFFRDNSGIHVDKPIDKKSNYVKRTVAIPGDVFEIKDGDVWINGKKEIYPVRAKLQTSYIVITKPNIFSSTEEFSATMYHQFGVTDPSYQVAKDTYIFTSLTNDVANALAANSSIVSVSRNVNNKGYNPAIFPHSPAFAWNEDNYGPITIPAKGKAVDLTIENLPLYKSIITTYEHNMLEVKGTDIYINGQKVTSYTFAQDYYWMMGDNRHNSEDSRFWGFVPEDHIVGKPVLVWMSIDKYQSGFNKIRWKRLFTTVNGEGEPVSYGWVVLVLLGGWGVYSLVKKKKDNKAT from the coding sequence ATGGTATATTTATATATTTTAATTATTGCACAGCTCATTAATGGGCTATTTTTTTGGAAAGGTTATGAGAAGGCAGGCTATAAGGCTTGGCAAGCTTTTGTGCCTTTTTATAATACAGTTATCTTTTTGCGTATCATTTCACGTCCTTGGTGGTGGGTATTTTTGTTATATCTGCCTGTAATAGGGAATATTATGATAATAGTGATGACTTATGAGTGGTTACATGTATTTAACTATCGGAAGAAGCGTTATACACTTTTATCGGTTGTTACCTTGGGCTTATTTACAGCTTATGTGATGTATTTACCTAAGACTGTATATGTGGGTAAAGATGCGGATGTTATAAGGAAAAATGTATCGTCATGGGTGAGTGCTGTGCTGTTTGCCGTAGTAGCAGCATCGGGTATTCATACCTATTTTATTCAGCCTTATATGATACCAACATCGTCATTGGAAAAGACTTTATTAGTGGGGGATTTTCTTTTTGTGAGTAAGTTTCACTATGGAGTACGTGTGCCTATGACGCCACTATCACTACCTATGGTACATGATTCTATTCCAATAATAGGAACTAAATCATACATTAAGACGCCCCAATTACCTTACTTGCGCTTACCATCATTGCAGAAAGTAGAACGCAATGATATTACAGTGTTTAACTGGCCTACGGATACAGTGCGTTTTTTCAGGGATAATTCGGGTATACACGTAGATAAACCTATTGATAAAAAATCAAACTATGTAAAGCGTACAGTGGCTATACCAGGGGACGTGTTTGAGATAAAAGATGGTGATGTGTGGATTAATGGTAAGAAAGAGATTTACCCTGTGAGAGCAAAGCTACAAACTTCGTATATAGTGATTACTAAACCAAATATATTTAGTAGCACAGAAGAGTTTAGTGCGACAATGTATCATCAGTTTGGAGTTACAGACCCTTCGTATCAAGTAGCTAAAGATACTTATATTTTTACTTCGCTTACCAATGATGTAGCTAATGCGCTGGCAGCGAATAGTAGTATAGTTTCGGTAAGCAGGAATGTAAACAATAAAGGGTATAATCCTGCGATATTTCCGCATAGTCCTGCTTTTGCTTGGAATGAGGATAATTATGGACCTATTACTATCCCGGCAAAAGGTAAGGCAGTAGATTTAACAATTGAAAACTTGCCTTTGTACAAAAGTATTATAACTACTTATGAGCATAATATGCTGGAAGTGAAAGGAACAGATATTTATATTAATGGGCAGAAAGTTACGAGCTATACATTTGCTCAGGATTATTATTGGATGATGGGTGATAATAGACATAATTCGGAAGATAGTAGGTTCTGGGGATTTGTGCCTGAAGATCATATAGTAGGTAAGCCAGTATTGGTGTGGATGAGTATAGATAAATACCAGTCCGGTTTCAATAAAATACGTTGGAAGCGATTATTTACTACCGTGAATGGAGAAGGAGAGCCTGTGTCATACGGTTGGGTAGTGTTAGTACTTTTAGGTGGCTGGGGTGTCTATAGTTTGGTGAAGAAGAAGAAAGATAATAAAGCGACTTAA
- a CDS encoding deoxyhypusine synthase family protein yields MSKGPISQFIEKNFLHFNAAALVDAAKGYETHITEGGKMLVALAGAMSTAELGISLAEMIRAGKVDIISCTGANLEEDVMNLVAHSHYKRVPHYRDLTPEQEKELLDGHYNRVTDTCIPEEEAFRRLQKHLEEVWHRAESKGERYFPHEYLYQVVKSGVLEQYYEIDPKNSWILAAAERNLPIVCPGWEDSTTGNIFASNVIKGNLKASTVKSGIEYMIYLTEWYRANSGGKGVGFFQIGGGIAGDFPICVVPMMYQDLEWEDVPFWSYFCQISDSTTSYGSYSGAVPNEKITWGKLDVDTPKFIVESDATIVAPLIFAYLLDK; encoded by the coding sequence ATGAGTAAAGGACCTATTTCTCAGTTTATTGAGAAGAATTTTTTGCACTTTAATGCAGCGGCTTTGGTAGATGCTGCTAAAGGGTATGAAACCCATATTACTGAAGGTGGGAAAATGTTAGTAGCCTTAGCGGGTGCTATGAGTACTGCCGAGTTAGGGATATCACTTGCAGAGATGATTCGTGCGGGTAAGGTAGATATCATTTCATGTACAGGGGCTAACCTTGAAGAAGATGTGATGAACCTTGTTGCACACTCACACTACAAACGTGTACCACACTACCGTGACCTTACCCCTGAACAGGAAAAAGAACTATTGGACGGACACTATAACCGTGTAACTGATACTTGTATTCCTGAAGAGGAGGCTTTTCGCCGTTTGCAAAAACACTTAGAAGAGGTGTGGCATAGGGCTGAAAGTAAAGGAGAGCGCTATTTTCCTCATGAATATTTATACCAAGTGGTGAAATCGGGGGTATTGGAGCAATATTATGAAATTGATCCTAAAAACTCTTGGATATTGGCAGCTGCTGAAAGAAATCTGCCTATAGTGTGTCCGGGATGGGAAGACTCCACTACTGGTAATATTTTTGCTTCAAACGTGATTAAGGGTAACTTAAAAGCTTCGACTGTAAAGAGTGGTATTGAGTATATGATTTATCTTACTGAGTGGTATAGAGCTAACTCGGGAGGTAAAGGAGTTGGTTTCTTCCAAATAGGAGGTGGTATAGCTGGTGATTTCCCTATTTGTGTGGTGCCTATGATGTATCAGGATTTGGAGTGGGAAGATGTGCCTTTCTGGTCATATTTCTGTCAGATTTCTGACTCGACTACTAGTTACGGATCTTATTCGGGAGCTGTGCCTAATGAGAAGATTACGTGGGGTAAACTAGATGTAGATACTCCTAAATTTATAGTAGAATCGGATGCTACAATAGTGGCTCCGCTGATTTTTGCGTATCTTTTAGATAAGTAA
- a CDS encoding WbqC family protein — protein MIEQVLLHPTYFPSIAQFHLLLSNPCILEVSDNYQKQTLRNRTYIYGANGKQALNLPIKHVGGDTGRQLFKDVKVENHFGWQRLHWKSLETAYRTSPYFEYYEDDLVRVFEKSYTYLLDVNIDTIETVLACMLVHINFDRTTTYEAEPKCKDYRYLSSAKKEYLVSMPAYHQIFSDKYGFIPNLSVLDLLFHEGPDAASYLKQVSL, from the coding sequence ATGATAGAACAAGTGTTATTACATCCTACCTATTTTCCTTCAATAGCCCAATTTCATTTGTTATTGAGCAATCCTTGTATATTAGAGGTATCAGATAACTACCAGAAGCAGACATTGCGTAATCGCACTTATATTTATGGTGCAAATGGCAAACAAGCCTTGAACTTGCCTATCAAACATGTAGGAGGAGATACTGGTAGGCAGTTATTTAAAGATGTGAAAGTAGAAAATCACTTTGGGTGGCAGCGACTACATTGGAAGAGTTTAGAGACAGCTTATCGTACTTCGCCTTATTTTGAGTATTATGAGGATGATTTGGTACGTGTTTTTGAGAAATCATATACTTACCTATTGGATGTGAATATAGATACTATAGAGACAGTTTTAGCTTGTATGTTGGTACATATCAATTTTGATAGAACTACTACTTATGAAGCTGAACCAAAGTGTAAGGACTATCGTTACCTTAGTAGTGCTAAGAAAGAGTATCTAGTAAGTATGCCTGCTTATCACCAAATATTTTCAGATAAGTATGGGTTTATTCCTAACTTATCTGTTTTAGATCTTCTTTTTCATGAAGGACCTGATGCAGCATCATATCTGAAACAAGTGAGTTTATAG
- a CDS encoding HAD family hydrolase has product MYKIIFSDIDGTLLNGERALSERTIEQVGALKEPFILVSSRMPRQMYHLQKDLGVMGLPLIAYNGGLVLNGDKVLHSAAIPLSILEEVVALNEQLFGGEIHISFYYRDEWYVPQYDQWAKREERNTLVSPEVLANGEVLTKWKEAGHGAHKLMLMGEEALIERMFGLLNEKYANVMQIYRAKETYIEVSDISVSKLTGVKIVLDEIYHLSLKEAIAFGDNYNDLEMLEGVGCGVAVDNAREEVKAVANHITLHHSKDGVAEFLRQIKGDKL; this is encoded by the coding sequence ATGTACAAAATTATATTTTCGGATATTGATGGGACGCTTCTTAATGGGGAGCGGGCTTTATCTGAAAGAACTATTGAACAAGTAGGGGCCTTGAAAGAGCCTTTTATATTGGTATCGTCACGGATGCCGCGACAGATGTATCATCTACAAAAGGATTTGGGAGTGATGGGTTTGCCTCTTATTGCCTATAATGGAGGTTTGGTACTTAATGGAGATAAGGTGTTGCATTCGGCTGCTATTCCGCTTTCAATATTGGAGGAAGTGGTGGCTTTAAATGAGCAATTATTTGGTGGTGAGATACATATCAGTTTTTATTACAGAGATGAATGGTATGTGCCCCAATATGACCAATGGGCTAAGCGTGAGGAACGCAATACATTGGTATCGCCTGAAGTGCTTGCTAACGGTGAGGTGCTAACGAAATGGAAGGAGGCAGGACATGGAGCTCATAAACTGATGCTAATGGGTGAAGAGGCTCTTATTGAGCGGATGTTTGGCTTACTGAATGAGAAATACGCCAATGTGATGCAGATTTATAGGGCAAAAGAGACATATATTGAGGTATCGGACATTAGTGTATCAAAACTTACAGGAGTAAAGATAGTGCTGGATGAGATTTATCATCTTTCATTGAAAGAAGCGATAGCTTTTGGTGATAACTATAATGACCTAGAGATGCTAGAGGGTGTGGGATGTGGTGTAGCAGTAGATAATGCACGCGAAGAAGTGAAGGCTGTGGCCAACCATATAACACTGCACCATAGTAAGGATGGGGTAGCAGAGTTTTTGAGACAGATAAAGGGTGACAAACTTTAA